In Cynocephalus volans isolate mCynVol1 chromosome 16, mCynVol1.pri, whole genome shotgun sequence, the following proteins share a genomic window:
- the MYADML2 gene encoding myeloid-associated differentiation marker-like protein 2, with product MGSTMEPPGGAYLHLGAVTSPVGTARMLQLAFGCTTLSLVAHRGGFAGVQGTFCMAAWGFCFALSVLVVACEFTRLHGCLRLSWGNFTAAFAMLATLLCATAAVIYPLYFTRLECPPGPAGCAVRNFRLVASVFAGLLFLVYATEVVLTRARPGQVTSYMATVSGLLKIVQAFVACIIFGALVHDSRYGRYVATQWCVAIYSLCFLATVAVIALSVMGITGGLGCPFDRVVVVYTFLAVLLYLSAAVIWPIFCFDPKYGEPGRPPDCPQGSCPWDSQLVVAIFTYVNLLLYVIDLAYSQKIHFVPTL from the coding sequence ATGGGCAGCACCATGGAGCCCCCTGGGGGTGCGTATCTGCACTTGGGCGCCGTGACGTCCCCGGTGGGCACAGCCCGCATGCTGCAGCTGGCCTTTGGCTGCACCACCCTCAGCCTGGTGGCCCACCGGGGAGGCTTTGCAGGCGTCCAGGGCACCTTCTGCATGGCTGCCTGGGGCTTCTGCTTCGCTCTCTCTGTCCTGGTGGTGGCCTGCGAGTTCACGCGGCTCCATGGCTGCCTGCGCCTCTCCTGGGGCAACTTCACGGCGGCCTTCGCGATGCTGGCCACTCTGCTATGCGCCACGGCTGCTGTCATCTACCCGCTGTACTTTACCCGGCTGGAGTGCCCGCCCGGGCCCGCAGGCTGCGCTGTCAGGAACTTCCGCCTGGTGGCCAGCGTCTTTGCCGGGCTCCTCTTCCTGGTCTACGCCACCGAGGTGGTCCTGACACGGGCTCGGCCTGGCCAGGTGACCAGCTACATGGCCACTGTGTCGGGGCTCCTGAAGATTGTTCAGGCTTTTGTCGCCTGCATCATCTTTGGGGCGCTGGTCCACGACAGCCGCTACGGGCGCTACGTGGCCACCCAGTGGTGCGTGGCTATCTACAGCCTGTGCTTCCTGGCCACGGTGGCCGTGATAGCCCTGAGTGTGATGGGTATCACAGGGGGCCTGGGCTGCCCCTTCGACCGCGTGGTGGTCGTGTACACCTTCCTGGCTGTGCTGCTGTACCTCAGCGCTGCTGTGATCTGGCCCATCTTCTGTTTTGACCCCAAGTACGGCGAGCCTGGACGGCCCCCTGACTGCCCTCAGGGCAGCTGCCCGTGGGACAGCCAGCTGGTGGTGGCCATCTTCACCTACGTCAACCTGCTTCTCTATGTCATCGATCTTGCCTACTCCCAGAAGATCCACTTCGTGCCCACCCTGTAG
- the NOTUM gene encoding palmitoleoyl-protein carboxylesterase NOTUM — protein MGRGVRVLLLLGLLHWAGGGEGRKTWRRRSQQPPPPPPPRAEAAPAAGQPVESFPLDFTAVEGNMDSFMAQVKSLAQSLYPCSAQQLNEDLRLHLLLNTSVTCNDGSPAGYYLKESKGSRRWLLFLEGGWYCFNRENCDSRYDTMRRLMSSKDWPRTRTGTGILSSQPEENPHWWNANMVFIPYCSSDVWSGASSKSEKNEYAFMGTLIIQEVVRELLGKGLSGAKVLLLAGSSAGGTGVLLNVDRVAEQLEEMGYPSIQVRGLADSGWFLDNKQYRRTDCIDTITCAPTEAIRRGIRYWHGVVPERCRRQFKAGEEWNCFFGYKVYPTLRCPVFVVQWLFDEAQLTVDNVHLTGQPVQEGQWLYIQNLGRELRNTLKDVPASFAPACLSHEIIIRSHWTDIQVKGTSLPRALHCWDRSLHDSHKASKTSLKGCPVHLVDSCPWPHCNPSCPTIRDQFTGQEMNVAQFLMHMGFDVQTVAQQQGLEPSKLLGMLSSGS, from the exons ATGGGCCGAGGGGTGCGCGTGCTGTTGCTGCTGGGCCTGCTGCACTGGGCCGGGGGCGGCGAGGGCAGGAAGACCTGGCGGCGCCGCAGCCAGCagccgcccccgccgcccccgccgcggGCCGAGGCGGCGCCGGCGGCCGGGCAGCCGGTGGAGAGCTTCCCGCTGGACTTCACGGCCGTGGAGGGCAACATGGACAGCTTCATGGCGCAGGTCAAGAGCCTGGCGCAGTCCCTGTACCCCTGCTCGGCGCAGCAGCTCAACGAGGACCTGCGCCTGCACCTCCTGCTCAACACGTCGGTGACCTGCAACGACGGCAGCCCCGCCGG CTACTACCTGAAGGAGTCCAAGGGCAGTCGGCGGTGGCTACTCTTTCTGGAAG GCGGCTGGTACTGCTTCAACCGGGAGAACTGCGACTCCAGATACGACACCATGCGGCGCCTCATGAGCTCCAAAGACTGGCCGCGCACTCGCACAG GCACGGGGATCCTGTCCTCACAGCCAGAGGAGAATCCCCACTGGTGGAACGCCAACATGGT CTTCATCCCCTACTGCTCCAGTGATGTTTGGAGTGGGGCTTCGTCCAAGTCTGAGAAGA ATGAGTACGCCTTCATGGGCACCCTCATCATCCAGGAGGTGGTGCGGGAGCTCCTGGGCAAAGGGCTGAGTGGGGCCAAAGTGCTGCTACTGGCCGGGAGCAG TGCCGGTGGCACTGGGGTGCTGCTGAACGTGGACCGCGTGGCCGAGCAGCTGGAGGAGATGGGCTACCCCAGCATCCAGGTGCGGGGCCTGGCCGACTCCGGCTGGTTCTTGGACAACAAGCAGTACCGCCGCACGGACTGCATCGACACTATCACCTGCGCACCCACAGAGGCTATCCGCCGTGGCATCAG GTACTGGCACGGGGTGGTCCCGGAGCGCTGTCGGCGCCAGTTCAAGGCAGGCGAAGAGTGGAACTGCTTCTTTGGCTACAAAGTCTACCCCACCCTGCGCT GCCCGGTGTTTGTGGTACAGTGGCTGTTTGATGAGGCCCAGCTGACCGTCGACAACGTGCACCTCACAGGGCAGCCGGTGCAGGAGGGGCAGTGGCTGTACATTCAGAACCTGGGCCGTGAGCTGCGCAACACACTCAAGGATGTGCC GGCCAGCTTCGCCCCCGCCTGCCTCTCCCACGAGATCATCATCCGGAG CCACTGGACAGACATCCAGGTGAAGGGGACCTCGCTGCCCCGGGCGCTGCACTGCTGGGACAGAAGCCTCCATGACAGCCACAAGGCCAGCAAAACCTCCCTGAAGGGCTGCCCCGTCCACCTTGTGGACAGCTGTCCCTGGCCTCACTGCAACCCCTCATGCCCCACCATCCGGGACCAGTTCACGGGGCAGGAGATGAACGTGGCTCAGTTCCTTATGCACATGGGCTTCGATGTGCAGACAGTAGCCCAGCAGCAGGGACTGGAGCCCAGCAAGCTGCTGGGGATGCTGAGCAGCGGAAGCTAG